The proteins below are encoded in one region of Citrobacter enshiensis:
- a CDS encoding methylaspartate ammonia-lyase encodes MKIKQALFTAGYSSFYFDDQQAIKDGAGHDGFIYTGDPVTPGFTSVRQAGECVSVQLILENGAVAVGDCAAVQYSGAGGRDPLFLAENFIPFLNDHIKPLLEGRDVDAFLPNARFFDQLRIDGQLLHTAVRYGLSQALLDAAALASGRLKTEVVCDEWQLPCVPEAIPLFGQSGDDRYIAVDKMILKGVDVLPHALINNVEEKLGLEGEKLREYVRWLSDRILSLRTSPRYHPTLHIDVYGTIGLIFDMDPVRCAAYIASLEQEAQGLPLYIEGPVDAGNKPDQIRLLTEITKELTRLGSGVKIVADEWCNTYQDIVDFTDAGSCHMVQIKTPDLGGIHNIVDAVLYCNKHGMEAYQGGTCNETEISARTCVHVALAARPMRMLIKPGMGFDEGLNIVFNEMNRTIALLQTKD; translated from the coding sequence ATGAAAATTAAACAGGCCCTTTTCACCGCTGGCTACTCCTCATTTTATTTTGACGATCAGCAGGCGATCAAAGATGGTGCAGGTCATGATGGGTTCATTTACACCGGCGATCCGGTAACACCAGGCTTTACTTCCGTCCGTCAGGCCGGTGAGTGTGTCTCCGTGCAACTGATTCTGGAAAACGGTGCGGTCGCGGTCGGTGACTGTGCGGCTGTACAGTACTCTGGTGCGGGCGGTCGTGACCCCCTGTTCCTTGCGGAAAATTTCATTCCATTCCTGAATGACCACATTAAACCGCTGCTGGAAGGCCGCGATGTGGATGCGTTCCTGCCGAACGCCCGCTTCTTCGACCAGTTGCGCATTGACGGCCAACTGCTGCATACCGCAGTACGTTACGGCCTGTCTCAGGCACTGCTGGACGCCGCCGCGCTGGCATCCGGTCGCCTGAAAACGGAAGTCGTTTGCGACGAATGGCAGCTGCCATGCGTTCCGGAAGCGATTCCTTTATTTGGTCAGAGCGGCGACGACCGTTATATCGCCGTCGACAAAATGATCCTCAAAGGTGTTGATGTTCTGCCTCATGCGCTGATCAACAACGTCGAAGAGAAACTGGGTCTTGAAGGCGAAAAACTGCGTGAGTATGTGCGCTGGTTGTCTGACCGCATCCTGAGCCTGCGTACCAGCCCGCGCTACCACCCGACGCTGCATATCGATGTGTACGGCACGATTGGTCTGATTTTCGATATGGACCCGGTACGCTGCGCAGCGTATATCGCCAGCCTGGAACAAGAAGCACAGGGCCTGCCGCTGTACATTGAAGGTCCGGTCGATGCGGGTAACAAACCCGATCAGATCCGTCTGTTGACCGAGATCACCAAAGAGCTGACCCGTCTGGGTTCCGGCGTGAAAATTGTGGCCGACGAATGGTGTAACACCTACCAGGATATCGTGGACTTCACCGATGCAGGCAGCTGCCACATGGTGCAGATTAAAACCCCGGATCTGGGCGGTATTCACAACATCGTTGATGCAGTGCTGTACTGCAACAAGCACGGAATGGAAGCCTATCAGGGCGGTACCTGTAACGAAACCGAGATCAGCGCCCGCACCTGTGTGCATGTCGCACTGGCTGCACGTCCAATGCGCATGCTGATCAAACCGGGTATGGGCTTCGATGAAGGTCTCAATATCGTGTTCAACGAAATGAACCGTACCATCGCGTTGTTGCAGACAAAGGATTAA
- a CDS encoding DUF4387 domain-containing protein, with protein MKQSICSLAQVIRSKNAGPYELVLDILFKTREDYQRVKESGQLTPQLIAELYHVEPDFIHRIVWFDPANAVKIVMPRDIISGNVGDNDVYGAQQHAPLLSIHFDF; from the coding sequence ATGAAACAGTCAATTTGTTCACTGGCGCAGGTAATCCGTTCCAAAAACGCCGGACCGTACGAACTGGTTTTAGATATTTTATTTAAAACTCGTGAAGATTATCAGCGTGTAAAAGAATCGGGGCAATTAACACCACAGCTTATCGCTGAGTTATATCACGTTGAGCCTGACTTTATTCATCGCATTGTCTGGTTTGATCCAGCTAACGCGGTAAAAATCGTCATGCCGCGCGATATTATCTCCGGCAATGTGGGGGACAATGATGTTTATGGTGCCCAGCAGCATGCGCCATTACTCAGTATCCATTTTGATTTTTAA
- a CDS encoding acyclic terpene utilization AtuA family protein, with the protein MARTFKILSPTAILGYGFPEESFRKAMEESPDLIAVDAGSSDPGPHYLGAGKPFTDRAGVKRDLRYMITAGVKNNIPVVIGTAGGSGAAPHLEWCRQIILEIAQEEKLTFSMALIPSDVEKDVVHQALDNGKITALDFVPELTHEAIDASTYIVAQMGVEPFQRALEAGAQVVLGGRAYDPVCFAALPIMQGFDEGLALHCGKILECAAIAATPGSGSDCAMGIIDDNGFTLKTFNPKRKFTETSAAAHTLYEKSDPYFLPGPGGVLNLKGCSFKAVNEGEVYVSGSRHEETPYALKLEGARQVGFRCMTIAGTRDPIMIAGIDTILEEVKASVASNLSLNDDSIRITFHLYGKNGVMGLHEPMQSAGHELGILLDVVAPTQDIANSVCSLVRSTLLHYGYENRIATAGNLAFPFSPSDIPSGPVYEFSIYHLIEASDALRFDFHIEQVTPEGIQA; encoded by the coding sequence ATGGCTCGCACATTTAAGATCTTATCGCCGACGGCTATTCTGGGTTATGGCTTCCCGGAAGAGAGTTTTCGCAAAGCCATGGAAGAGTCACCGGATCTTATTGCTGTTGACGCGGGGTCCTCTGATCCAGGCCCTCACTACCTGGGAGCCGGTAAACCGTTTACCGACAGGGCGGGCGTGAAACGCGATCTGCGGTATATGATCACAGCTGGCGTGAAAAACAATATTCCGGTGGTGATTGGTACTGCCGGTGGATCCGGCGCGGCGCCGCATCTGGAATGGTGTCGCCAGATAATCCTGGAGATTGCGCAGGAAGAGAAGCTGACCTTCTCGATGGCGTTAATCCCGTCGGATGTTGAAAAAGACGTCGTTCATCAGGCGTTGGATAACGGGAAAATTACCGCCCTCGACTTCGTGCCGGAACTCACTCACGAAGCCATTGACGCGAGCACCTACATCGTCGCGCAAATGGGCGTCGAACCTTTCCAGCGTGCGCTGGAAGCCGGTGCGCAGGTTGTGCTTGGCGGACGGGCATACGACCCGGTCTGCTTCGCCGCCCTGCCCATCATGCAAGGTTTCGATGAAGGGTTGGCTCTGCACTGCGGGAAGATCCTTGAATGTGCTGCCATTGCTGCAACGCCTGGCTCCGGCTCAGACTGCGCGATGGGGATTATCGATGACAACGGTTTCACGCTGAAGACATTTAATCCGAAGCGTAAATTTACCGAAACCTCGGCCGCTGCTCACACCCTGTATGAGAAGTCAGATCCGTACTTCTTGCCAGGTCCCGGCGGAGTGCTGAACCTGAAAGGCTGTAGCTTTAAGGCTGTGAACGAGGGCGAAGTCTACGTCAGCGGTTCACGCCATGAAGAGACGCCTTATGCACTGAAACTGGAAGGTGCGCGTCAGGTGGGGTTCCGTTGCATGACCATCGCCGGAACACGCGATCCGATCATGATCGCGGGCATTGACACCATTCTTGAAGAGGTGAAAGCCAGCGTGGCGAGCAACCTCTCTCTGAATGATGACAGTATCCGCATCACGTTCCATCTGTACGGTAAAAACGGTGTCATGGGTCTTCATGAACCCATGCAGTCAGCCGGGCACGAACTGGGGATCTTGTTGGACGTAGTTGCGCCAACACAGGATATTGCCAACAGCGTTTGCTCGCTGGTGCGCTCTACCCTGCTGCATTACGGTTATGAAAACCGCATTGCAACGGCGGGCAACCTCGCCTTCCCGTTCTCGCCGTCTGATATTCCAAGCGGGCCGGTGTATGAGTTCTCAATCTACCATCTGATTGAGGCAAGCGACGCACTGCGTTTTGATTTCCACATCGAACAGGTGACGCCAGAAGGAATCCAGGCATGA